A genomic segment from Takifugu rubripes chromosome 20, fTakRub1.2, whole genome shotgun sequence encodes:
- the cp gene encoding ceruloplasmin, producing the protein MHRLGLKGVLLCCAAVCVSGMTREYFLRIEEVSWNYAPSGMNLIQNRTVDEDEEASVFLKRGPQRIGPTYKKAVYKQYSDATYRTEVTKPGWLGYLGPLLASEQGDTVIVHLRNAASRPYSIHPHALNYSKSSEGALYPDKTGPEQKRDDLVLPGTTVTYEWTLTEDHAPTSEDSNCLTRFYHSHVNTPKDINSGLIGPLLICKKGTLDLHGDHSGDYQYALLFMVSDENFSWYLDDNIKTYITNPAMDLKDDEDFIESNKMHGINGFLYGNLPGLSICQGNKIHWHLFGLGNEVDTHSVHFHGQILTAQNRHTDTVSLSPGSSTTAEMMADNVGHWLLTCTVNDHLMAGMQALFEIKKCFPNVHKPRPHGEHRTFFIAAEEEVWDYAPTPTDDEEAEAFLTRGKNRIGSRYKKVRYVEYSDNTFMTKMLRTPEELHLGILGPVIRAEEKDTISVVFKNKASRPYSMQPHGVQYSVEQDGTLYFNELEESYTEKRLRELKKQPRVVTPLPAALVKPGSVYTYEWTVPIGAGPVQGEADCLTYLYYSAVDPVKDTSSGLVGPLLVCRPGSLKKGVQKHYDKEFHLLATVFDENLSWYLDENILTFTSAPTTVNKEDEDFIESNKMHAINGFVFRSLPGLTMCKGKKVTWHLSGLGSESDINSLYFQGNRFIYLQNRRDSISVFPHISHTVTMEPDSMGQFEVVSPTVSNYRGGMRANYTVEKCGLFQRQSEIMLHSKTYYIAAVEIEWDYSPSRIWETENFRGQESPGSVFLDKQAGFIGSRYKKVVYRQFTSDKFTKQVERTADTEHLGIMGLMIHANVGDKVKVVFKNMASRPYSIHANGVKTDTPDVYHTKPGETHTYYWYVTKNTGPTTEQEECSVSAYYSTVDVVKDLYSGLIGPLIICRRSWARTLGMKKEIEEFALLFLIFDENESWYLDENIRTHIRNPPTNLKTDETFIESNKMHAINGQMYGNLDGLNMEVGDKVYWYLMGMGTDVDIHSVHWHGHSAEYKLGGGPHRTDVYELFPATFQTLKMRPQFPGTWLLHCHVTDHIKAGMITTYTVTEKAKKTIFG; encoded by the exons ATGCATCGGTTGGGGTTAAAGGGAGTGTTGCTTTGTTGTGCAGCAGTGTGTGTCTCTGGAATGACAAGAGAGTACTTTCTGAGAATAGAAGAGGTATCTTGGAACTATGCTCCAAGTGGGATGAACCTCATTCAGAACCGTACAGTGGACGAAGACGA AGAAGCCTCTGTCTTCCTAAAAAGAGGCCCACAGCGAATCGGTCCCACCTACAAGAAAGCTGTATACAAGCAATATAGCGACGCCACCTACAGGACAGAAGTGACCAAACCAGGGTGGCTGGGCTACCTTGGGCCGCTGCTAGCATCTGAGCAAGGAGACACTGTGATCGTCCACCTGAGGAACGCAGCATCCAGACCTTACAGCATCCATCCACATGCACTGAACTACAGCAAGAGCAGCGAGG GAGCCTTATACCCAGATAAGACCGGGCCAGAGCAGAAGCGTGATGACCTTGTGCTTCCTGGTACCACGGTGACGTATGAGTGGACCCTAACAGAAGACCATGCCCCCACATCGGAAGACAGCAACTGTCTGACCAGATTCTACCACTCTCACGTCAACACACCCAAAGACATTAACTCTGGACTGATAGGGCCCCTCCTTATCTGTAAGAAAG GAACTCTCGACCTACATGGAGACCACTCGGGAGATTATCAATATGCGCTGCTTTTCATGGTGTCTGATGAGAATTTCAGCTGGTATCTGGACGATAATATCAAGACGTACATCACAAACCCAGCCATGGACCTAAAAGATGATGAGGACTTCATTGAGAGCAATAAGATGCATG GTATAAACGGGTTTCTGTATGGAAACCTGCCCGGCCTGAGCATCTGCCAGGGCAACAAGATCCACTGGCATTTGTTTGGTTTAGGCAATGAG GTGGACACCCATTCAGTCCATTTCCATGGCCAGATCCTGACGGCGCAGAACCGCCACACAGACACAGTCAGTCTTTCCCCCGGCTCCAGCACTACAGCTGAAATGATGGCTGACAATGTTGGACACTGGCTCCTGACCTGCACTGTCAACGACCACTTGATGG CTGGAATGCAAGCCCTATTTGAGATCAAGAAATGTTTCCCCAATGTCCATAAACCACGACCTCACGGCGAGCACAGAACATTCTTTATAGCTGCGGAGGAAGAAGTCTGGGACTATGCTCCCACACCCACTGATGATGA AGAGGCTGAGGCGTTTTTAACCAGAGGCAAGAACCGCATCGGGAGCCGCTATAAAAAGGTTCGCTATGTGGAATACTCGGACAACACCTTCATGACCAAAATGCTGAGGACACCAGAGGAGCTACACCTCGGGATACTGG GTCCGGTGATCCGAGCTGAAGAAAAGGACACCATCAGTGTGGTATTTAAGAACAAAGCCAGTCGCCCCTACAGTATGCAACCACATGGTGTTCAGTACAGTGTGGAGCAGGATGGGACGCTTTATTTCAATGAACTCGAAG AGTCCTACACAGAGAAGAGACTGAGGGAGCTGAAAAAACAGCCAC GAGTGGTGACCCCTCTCCCAGCTGCTCTGGTCAAACCCGGCTCAGTGTACACCTATGAGTGGACGGTTCCAATAGGTGCTGGTCCAGTGCAGGGCGAGGCTGACTGCCTAACTTATCTGTACTACTCAGCAGTCGACCCTGTTAAAGATACCAGCTCTGGGCTGgttggaccacttcttgtctgTCGACCTGGATCTCTTAAAAAAGGAGTGCAG AAACACTATGATAAAGAGTTCCATCTCTTGGCCACTGTGTTCGATGAGAATCTGAGCTGGTATCTGGATGAAAACATTTTGACCTTCACCAGTGCTCCTACCACTGTTAACAAAGAGGATGAGGACTTCATTGAAAGCAACAAGATGCATG CCATCAATGGGTTTGTCTTCAGGAGCCTTCCAGGTCTGACCATGTGTAAGGGCAAAAAAGTAACATGGCACCTGTCAGGATTGGGTTCAGAGTCAGACATAAACAGCCTTTACTTCCAAGGGAACAGATTTATCTACCTTCAGAACAGGAGAGACTCTATCAGTGTCTTCCCTCACATCTCCCACACTGTTACCATGGAGCCCGACAGTATGG GTCAGTTTGAGGTGGTGTCGCCTACAGTTTCCAATTATCGTGGTGGGATGAGAGCCAACTACACTGTGGAGAAATGTGGCTTATTTCAGCGTCAGAGTGAAATTATGCTCCATTCAAAGACCTACTACATAGCTGCCGTGGAAATAGAGTGGGATTACTCTCCCAGTCGCATATGGGAGACTGAGAACTTTCGTGGTCAGGAGAG TCCTGGTTCTGTCTTCTTGGACAAGCAGGCTGGATTTATAGGGTCCCGCTATAAGAAGGTTGTCTACCGTCAGTTCACCAGTGACAAATTCACCAAGCAGGTGGAAAGGACAGCAGATACGGAGCACCTTGGAATAATGG GTTTAATGATTCACGCCAATGTGGGAGACAAAGTGAAGgtggtttttaaaaacatggcaTCCAGGCCTTATTCAATCCATGCAAACGGAGTCAAAACAGACACGCCTGATGTATACCACACCAAACCAG GGGAGACTCATACGTATTACTGGTATGTCACAAAGAATACGGGTCCAACCACAGAGCAAGAAGAGTGCTCTGTATCAGCATACTACTCTACTGTTGATGTTgtcaag GATCTATACAGTGGTCTGATTGGCCCCTTGATAATCTGTCGCCGTAGCTGGGCCAG AACCCTTGGTATGAAGAAAGAAATAGAAGAGTTTGCCTTGCTTTTCCTGATTTTTGATGAGAACGAAAGCTG GTATCTAGATGAAAACATTCGAACACACATCAGGAACCCTCCTACAAATTTAAAGACTGACGAGACCTTTATAGAAAGCAACAAGATGCACG CCATCAATGGACAAATGTACGGCAATCTCGATGGCTTGAACATGGAAGTTGGTGATAAAGTCTACTGGTACCTGATGGGAATGGGCACTGATGTGGACATACATTCTGTGCACTGGCATGGACACAGTGCTGAATATAAG CTGGGTGGTGGTCCACATCGCACTGACGTGTATGAGCTATTTCCAGCAACCTTCCAG ACACTAAAGATGCGTCCTCAGTTCCCAGGCACATGGTTGCTCCACTGCCATGTAACAGACCACATTAAAGCTGGCATGATAACAACATATACTGTTACGGAAAAAG CAAAGAAGACGATATTTGGATAA
- the tm4sf18 gene encoding transmembrane 4 L6 family member 1 — protein sequence MCCSVGFARSLGLALLPLALCSILANLLLLFPMGELSYVQDDRLSNFIWYSGGLGGGGLLMLVPAVVFITLGKCNCCWNQSLMMCGSVFAAVVGLLGSAYCFVISGFALLKGPQCFTVFGWGYPFNDLSGRYLFQPNTWSRCLQPLHIVEWNVTLLCILLGLASLEFLICLLQLGNGLINAIFRPCCYKQEYSLNA from the exons ATGTGTTGTTCGGTGGGTTTCGCCAGGTCTCTGGGCCTGGCCCTCCTGCCTCTGGCCCTGTGCTCCATCTTGGCCAACCTGCTTCTGTTGTTTCCTATGGGGGAACTCAGCTATGTCCAAGATGATCGTTTGTCCAATTTCATCTGGTACTCTGGTGGACTAGGAGGAGGTGGACTGCTG ATGTTGGTGCCAGCTGTTGTCTTTATCACCCTTGGGAAATGTAACTGCTGCTGGAATCAAAGCTTAATG ATGTGCGGTTCTGTATTTGCAGCTGTGGTCGGCCTGCTGGGATCTGCCTACTGCTTTGTCATATCAGGGTTCGCCTTGTTGAAGGGTCCCCAGTGCTTCACAGTTTTTGGATGGGGATACCCGTTTAACGATCTGAGTGGCAG GTATCTCTTCCAGCCCAATACTTGGTCACGCTGTCTTCAACCACTTCATATTGTGGAATGGAATGTGACTCTGCTGTGCATACTGCTCGGTCTGGCTTCGCTGGAGttcctcatctgtctcctgcagCTGGGAAATGGTTTAATCAATGCTATTTTCCGTCCATGTTGCTACAAACAAGAGTATAGCCTCAATgcttaa